The following proteins are encoded in a genomic region of Gouania willdenowi chromosome 6, fGouWil2.1, whole genome shotgun sequence:
- the rassf7a gene encoding ras association domain-containing protein 7, translating to MELKVWVDGVVRVVCGLSEETSCQDVVIALAQAIGQTGRYVLIQRLRDTERQLLATERPLEALAKLGQHGSEVQFFLRRTGPSISDGPNSKPERPSPVPLPKQPEPDILKRNQPKKALTFNLGPSTSPKSITQQLRRSPRDSPERRCSPSASPSPLSSHVPSPSPSPPIGPPKEEVFRKLLQQQERLRSIEARLEGIEKESHCLENPYPSPCPSPISDVRLQEEMDALEQAVRVNQAELAHEMYWEEELQAELKKEQGMRRKLGELHAKLDEYGRQLHELSLHSAKLEQEIQRESQEDSKPNGPEESFDLLKTELRSQESHGTDMEEHILQNEKALGMAESLLQAKQEELEELNKELRQCNLQQFIQQTGVLPAHSNSRTDLQEQLEQLELAHFLQEGYMNGGRMTFLESPPRPTAKQFLGHPRNLQNPLVSSLNPEVVTSREASWR from the exons ATGGAGCTCAAAGTGTGGGTGGACGGGGTGGTGCGGGTGGTATGTGGCCTATCGGAGGAGACGTCCTGCCAGGATGTGGTTATCGCTTTGGCACAGGCTATTG GTCAAACAGGTCGATACGTTCTTATCCAGCGACTAAGAGACACAGAAAGGCAGCTGTTGGCTACAGAGAGGCCTCTGGAGGCGCTTGCTAAATTAGGCCAGCATGGCAGTGAAGTTCAGTTCTTCTTACGACGCACTGGCCCAAGTATCAGTGATGGACCTAACTCAAAACCAGAAAGACCCAGTCCTGTGCCATTGCCCAAGCAGCCTGAGCCAGACATCTTAAAACGTAACCAGCCAAAAAAAGCACTCACCTTTAACTTGGGGCCATCCACTTCTCCTAAAAGCATAACTCAACAACTCAGAAGATCTCCACGGGACTCTCCAGAGCGAAGGTGCTCCCCATCAGCTTCTCCTAGCCCTTTATCTTCTCATGTGCCATCGCCTTCTCCTTCACCACCCATAGGCCCTCCTAAAGAGGAAGTGTTTAGGAAACTTCTTCAGCAACAGGAAAGACTGAGATCCATTGAGGCCAGACTTGAAGGCATAGAAAAGGAGTCCCATTGCTTGGAAAACCCATACCCATCGCCGTGTCCCTCGCCCATAAGTGATGTCCGCCTGCAGGAAGAGATGGATGCTTTAGAGCAAGCAGTGCGTGTGAACCAAGCTGAACTTGCACACGAGATGTACTGGGAGGAAGAACTTCAAGCAGAGTTGAAAAAGGAGCAGGGAATGAGGAGGAAGCTGGGGGAGCTCCATGCCAAGCTAGATGAATATGGGCGACAGCTCCACGAGTTGTCTCTTCATTCTGCAAAGCTGGAGCAGGAGATTCAACGAGAAAGCCAGGAAGACTCGAAACCCAATGGGCCAGAGGAGTCTTTCGATCTTTTGAAAACAGAGTTAAGAAGCCAGGAGAGCCATGGAACGGACATGGAGGAGCATATATTGCAGAATGAAAAGGCTCTCGGGATGGCCGAGTCTTTACTGCAG GCTAAAcaggaggagctggaggagTTGAATAAGGAGCTCCGACAGTGTAACCTGCAACAGTTCATCCAGCAGACAGGAGTCCTGCCTGCACACAGCAACTCACGCACAGACCTCCAGGAGCAACTGGAGCAGTTAGAGCTGGCACATTTCCTCCAGGAAGGATACATGAATG GTGGCAGAATGACCTTTCTTGAATCACCTCCTCGCCCGACCGCCAAGCAGTTTCTGGGACACCCACGAAACCTGCAGAACCCTCTAGTGTCCAGTCTCAACCCTgagg TCGTGACATCGCGAGAGGCATCATGGAGATAA